One Ostrea edulis chromosome 2, xbOstEdul1.1, whole genome shotgun sequence genomic region harbors:
- the LOC125680520 gene encoding uncharacterized protein LOC125680520: MFFVFLGICSILGLTDGTCTFPGSLEGLWTSSHNGDMTFNSTHVEYPVGATGGNLIFECNGYAATKYMLKSQTFPLFSSYAVAVMCMDLEEVKTNLYKMTIYTSKLADADYQRVKYITTTTTVTDAIACDNTANTDFHLLLKNGSISDVSTQCPDILLGSFMFTFNDSSCENDTGALDVCTDTSLLTLNYTACTTEVAYSADGNMNCIYSSTVGSAERVHMYNLDSTTDESTYYRFSCFMLETSGDRVIGTIHPQDCLSTQTSTSVDSPGATINMTASLTCVPTTGSTLATAAIVGIVLVVLVVLTIVGLVIGYFCWKAKCKKEKVEPRKGLPPTSTGMPTFLSHHVGTGKPQGFNSMKREQSNSTLLSDSRTNLILTPSTLHPNYVNKHDAVEIPVPLDAKKSILPPLNDLNGSQLSLLHNEESFMASSRQQASKGHSKKKKKGGKTKRH; this comes from the exons ATGTTTTTCGTATTTTTAGGGATTTGTTCTATATTAGGTTTAACGG ATGGAACGTGCACGTTTCCGGGGTCTTTGGAGGGTCTCTGGACTAGCAGTCACAATGGGGACATGACCTTTAACTCGACCCACGTGGAATACCCTGTGGGAGCCACCGGAGGAAACCTCATATTCGAATGCAATGGATATGCAGCAACGAAGTACATGTTGAA ATCGCAGACTTTCCCGCTGTTCAGCAGTTATGCTGTTGCTGTGATGTGCATGGACCTTGAAGAAGTGAAAACCAATCTCTACAAGATGACAATTTACACAA GCAAACTCGCAGATGCTGATTATCAGAGAGTCAAGTACATTACCACGACAACAACCGTGACCGATGCTATTGCTTGTGACAACACGGCCAACACCGATTTTCATCTCTTGCTGAAAAAtg GATCCATATCTGATGTTTCTACACAATGCCCGGATATTCTCTTGGGATCTTTTATGTTTACTTTCAACGACAGTTCCTGTGAGAACGACACAGGTGCTCTGGATGTGTGCACCGATACCAGTCTCCTCACCTTAAACTACACGGCTTGTACCACAGAAGTAGCATACTCAG CTGATGGAAACATGAATTGCATATATTCCTCAACCGTTGGTTCTGCTGAGAGGGTGCACATGTATAACTTGGACTCCACTACGGACGAATCAACGTATTACAGATTTTCATGCTTT ATGCTTGAGACGTCAGGGGATAGAGTGATCGGGACAATACATCCCCAGGATTGTCTCAGCACTCAGACTTCGACCTCGGTTGATTCTCCAGGGGCGACAATTAACATGACAGCCTCAT TGACGTGTG TTCCCACAACAGGGTCCACTCTCGCTACAGCCGCCATAGTCGGAATCGTGTTGGTGGTGTTGGTGGTCTTAACGATAGTGGGACTTGTCATCGGATACTTCTGCTGGAAGGCTAAATGTAAGAAAGAGAAAGTAGAGCCAAGGAAAGGACTCCCACCCACCAGTACTGGTATGCCGACATTTCTTTCCCATCACGTGGGCACCGGAAAACCCCAAGGATTCAATTCAATGAAGCGTGAACAATCCAATAGCACTTTGCTCTCTGACAGTCGTACTAATCTGATCCTTACCCCAAGTACATTGCACCCTAATTATGTTAATAAACACGACGCTGTGGAAATCCCTGTGCCACTGGATGCTAAGAAGAGCATCTTGCCGCCTTTGAACGACCTGAACGGAAGTCAGCTGAGTTTATTGCACAACGAGGAGTCGTTTATGGCTAGCTCTAGACAACAAGCCTCCAAAGGTCACagtaaaaagaagaagaaaggcGGAAAGACTAAAAGacattaa